One region of Coregonus clupeaformis isolate EN_2021a chromosome 31, ASM2061545v1, whole genome shotgun sequence genomic DNA includes:
- the LOC121547243 gene encoding pleckstrin homology domain-containing family M member 1-like translates to MLATQTPDTWPEAKDVKQWIKEKLAWSLKALQKRYVMTDAVVTSEDGDANLLCCALEAVFVHGIKSKYVRSKSGGCDRKGGSRGSLPQPVFWSLLKTVTHGDVITELEKLSFVGTDVGRCRAWLRLALNHGLMECYLASLFREGSKLQAHYQPTALLLDPEEREVLLSYIQGLASLIFNLSYKSAVLNEWTTTPLALAGLCPATQADGLDLPGLTKSKESWDTVSQSSGGSDMVEVQQEGLGVLGRGIGGVSGGRTPLNSSNLSLDTTGSSQLSSSLSSDSLLQGHDPKSPDKEPWPCDLESSAKLENNGNAKRPLKDVLADFRESANSSQDSMREDSYVSTPGADHLSENTAFSGSDSETQGPFTPLTGSSNPASVGSDQEEPSTETHVPSEVHFDVPAEVYSHNEVPSSHSDCVERTATTPHLPVTETPREKKTEDSAKSTSEPSAHTNLPRTTSVLSRRVSTDSITHSHSWISEDDIYKPHLEQLVDPDESLLRSGPACVNGLTSPPPEPETPQSPPSVVHRRQIGLSNPFRGLLKLGHLERRGAVGMWRDYYCELSPFEFRLYLNAEERTCCDNCSLLRCEDARITSAEGRFDLAFPGKRLYLRAANHDEAEDWVDRIAEAVNKCRPLHCLDDHSEVLQPTDSSVILEEPPKSSPSSPSVPTSPERGGTAVEQQEQQPPLELDWTRPTDPESDAIKEAVLYLSQEAEARNWTPLVFSLSLETLNGFRVQDGRKVLQCSHPIEGIRDVVPDVSLGGPAFFRVVTTRDTLKLRAKSPEEARAWRGLIRGALDSFLESREDGEPDSPGLAPGAGGNIHRLMQHRLKGDGVLLAHLCTVPTEKGLDLQGFKCAGCPKPVGVSRGKARLCEFSGKYYCDSCHQGDAIAIPSRMVHNWDLTPREVSRQALKLLSQIEHEPLFNLHLLNPDLLEHVEAMAQAHSLRQRLQLLGNYLLTCRSGACKNIQARLGLRTYLLESSHLYSVMDLQQIAEGTYEAYFNMLIRFASNHIQQCDHCTQKGYICQNCHASDIIFPFQFDTTARCKECKAMFHATCKAQSPSCPRCLRLQRYLERDLQD, encoded by the exons TGGATCAAAGAGAAGTTGGCGTGGTCACTCAAGGCTCTTCAGAAGCGCTACGTGATGACCGATGCCGTGGTAACCAGCGAGGATGGTGATGCCAACCTGCTGTGCTGCGCCCTGGAGGCTGTCTTTGTCCACGGCATCAAGAGCAAATATGTCCGCTCCAAGTCCGGAGGATGTGACAGGAAAGGGGGGTCCCGGGGATCCCTACCCCAACCTGTGTTCTGGAGCCTTCTCAAGACGGTCACTCACGG TGACGTGATCACGGAGCTGGAGAAGCTGAGCTTCGTGGGTACGGACGTGGGTCGCTGCCGGGCCTGGCTGCGGCTGGCCCTCAACCACGGCCTGATGGAGTGCTACCTGGCCTCCCTGTTCCGTGAGGGCTCCAAACTGCAGGCCCACTACCAGCCCACCGCCCTGCTCCTGGACCCTGAGGAGCGTGAGGTGCTGCTCAGTTATATCCAGGGCCTGGCCTCCCTGATCTTCAACCTTTCGTACAAGTCGGCCGTGCTCAACGAGTGGACCACCACCCCTCTGGCTCTGGCCGGCCTCTGCCCCGCCACCCAGGCTGACGGTCTCGACCTCCCCGGTCTCACCAAAAGCAAGGAATCCTGGGATACGGTGTCGCAGTCATCCGGCGGGTCAGATATGGTCGAAGTGCAGCAAGAGGGGTTAGGGGTGCTGGGGAGGGGGATTGGGGGTGTCTCAGGGGGTAGGACCCCTCTGAATTCTTCTAATTTGAGCCTGGACACCACAGGGTCATCTCAGCTCTCCTCCAGCCTAAGCTCAGACAGTCTGCTGCAGGGTCACGACCCCAAGAGCCCAGACAAGGAGCCCTGGCCATGTGACCTGGAGAGCTCCGCCAAACTGGAGAACAATGGCAATGCCAAGAGGCCTCTTAAAGA TGTTCTGGCAGACTTCAGGGAGAGTGCCAACTCCAGTCAGGACTCCATGCGCGAGGATTCGTACGTTTCCACTCCGGGCGCAGACCACCTCTCAGAGAACACGGCCTTCAGCGGCTCTGATAGCGAGACCCAGGGGCCATTCACACCTCTCACTGGCTCTTCTAACCCTGCTTCAGTGGGGTCAGACCAGGAGGAACCTTCCACTGAGACCCATGTCCCTTCCGAAGTGCACTTTGATGTCCCCGCCGAAGTGTACTCGCACAATGAAGTGCCCTCCAGTCACAGTGACTGTGTGGAGAGAACAGCGACAACTCCTCACCTGCCTGTCACAGAGACGCCACGGGAGAAAAAGACCGAAGATTCTGCTAAGAGCACCTCGGAGCCTTCAGCCCACACGAACCTACCCCGCACTACCAGCGTGCTTAGCAGGAGGGTGTCTACAGACTCCATCACA CATTCCCACTCCTGGATCTCTGAGGATGACATCTATAAGCCACACCTTGAGCAACTGGTTGACCCCGATGAGTCTTTGCTACGGTCTGGCCCAGCTTGTGTGAACGGATTGACCTCTCCCCCCCCAGAGCCCGAGACCCCCCAGTCTCCCCCCAGCGTGGTTCACCGCAGGCAGATAG GCCTGTCCAACCCTTTCCGTGGGCTGCTGAAGCTGGGCCATCTGGAGCGGCGGGGCGCAGTGGGCATGTGGCGCGACTACTACTGCGAGCTCTCGCCCTTCGAGTTCCGCCTCTACCTGAATGCAGAGGAGCGCACCTGCTGTGACAACTGCTCCCTGCTGCGTTGCGAAGACGCCCGCATCACCTCGGCCGAGGGCCGCTTCGATCTGGCCTTCCCCGGGAAGAGGCTCTACCTGCGGGCAGCCAACCACGACGAGGCAGAGGACTGGGTGGACCGCATCGCCGAGGCCGTCAACAAGTGCCGCCCGCTGCACTGCCTTGACGACCATTCAGAGGTGCTGCAGCCCACTGACAGCAGTGTCATCCTGGAAGAGCCCCCAAAATCTTCCCCTTCGTCCCCCTCCGTACCCACCAGTCCCGAGCGAGGGGGTACTGCGGTtgagcagcaggagcagcagccgCCACTTGAGCTAGACTGGACGCGTCCCACAGACCCTGAGTCAGACGCCATTAAGGAGGCGGTGCTGTACCTATCCCAGGAAGCAGAGGCTCGCAACTGGACTCCGCtggtcttctccctctccttagaGACTCTCAATGGCTTCCGGGTGCAGGATGGGCGGAAGGTGCTGCAATGTTCCCACCCCATCGAGGGGATACGGGACGTTGTCCCAGACGTTTCTCTGGGGGGACCAGCCTTCTTTAGGGTTGTAACGACCAGGGATACGCTCAAGCTGAGGGCCAAGAGCCCTGAGGAGGCGCGTGCCTGGAGGGGCCTCATCAGGGGAGCCCTGGACTCCTTCCTGGAGAGTCGAGAGGACGGGGAGCCTGATAGCCCCGGGTTAGCCCCTGGGGCAGGGGGGAACATCCACAGACTGATGCAGCATAGACTAAAGGGGGACGGGGTGCTGCTGGCCCATCTATGTACAGTACCCACAGAGAAGGGGCTGGACCTTCAGGGCTTCAAGTGTGCAG gttGTCCAAAGCCGGTGGGGGTCTCCCGGGGAAAAGCCAGACTGTGCGAGTTCTCAGGGAAGTACTACTGCGACTCTTGTCACCAGGGTGACGCCATCGCCATACCCTCCCGCATGGTGCACAACTGGGACCTCACGCCTCGAGAG GTCTCCAGACAGGCCCTTAAGCTGCTGTCTCAGATTGAACATGAGCCCCTGTTCAACCTTCACCTTTTGAACCCTGACCTGTTGGAGCATGTTGAGGCCATGGCCCAGGCACACAGCCTCAGACAGAGGCTGCAGCTTCTAGGAAACTACCTGCTCACCTGCCGCAGTGGGGCATGCAAAAATATTCAGGCCAG ACTGGGCCTAAGGACATACCTGTTAGAATCAAGCCATCTCTATAGTGTCATGGACTTACAAcag ATAGCGGAGGGAACATATGAGGCCTACTTTAATATGTTGATCCGGTTTGCCTCCAACCACATTCAACAATGTGACCATTGCACCCAGAAGGGCTACATCTGCCAGAATTGTCACGCCAGTGACATCATCTTCCCCTTCCAGTTTGACACCACCGCCAG GTGTAAAGAGTGTAAGGCAATGTTTCACGCGACCTGCAAGGCCCAGTCGCCCTCCTGTCCACGATGCCTGCGTCTTCAGCGGTACCTCGAGAGAGATCTGCAGGATTAA